The sequence GCCTCGCAGCTGGAGCTGGACCAGGCGCGCTACGCCCACGAGACGGCCCAGGGCGCCGTGCGCCAGGCCGAGGCCGCCGTCTCCACCGCCAGCAGCTACAAGAGCTACGCGCAGGTGCCGGCGCCGTTCGACGGCCAGATCGTCGACCGCATGATCGAGGTGGGTGACCTGGCCGCGCCCGGCCGCCCGCTCATGCGCGTGGAGGACGTCAGCACGCTGCGCCTGCACGTCTCGCTGGCCGAGGACAAGGCCATCGCCGCCCAGACGGGCGTCCAGGTCGAGGTGACCATCCCCTCGCTGCCCGGCCGCACCTTCACCGGCACCGTGGCCGAGGTCGTGCCCGCGGTCGACCCCGCCACCCGCACGCAGCTGGTGAAGATCGACCTGCCGCAGGACGCCACGCTGCGCTCGGGCCTGTTCGCCCGCGCCCGCTTCACCACCGGCTCGCGCCAGACGCTCAGCCTGCCCAAGGATGCGCTGGTGCGCCGCGGCGGCCTGACCGGCGTCTACGTCGACGACGCGGGCCACGCCTCGTTCCGCCTGGTCGAACTGGCCGACAGCCGCATCGGCGACACCATCGAGGTGCTGTCGGGCCTGAAGGCCGGCGACCGCGTCATCATGCTGCCGCCCGCCACGCTGACCGAGGGCGCCGTTCTCGAGGTGCAGCCATGAGTCGCGGTATCGGCTTCTCCGGCAGTGTCGCCAAGGCGTTCATCGACAGCAAGCTGACGCCGCTGCTGGTGCTGGCGGCCCTGGCCATGGGCATCTTCGCGGTGGTGGTCACGCCCCGCGAGGAAGAGCCCCAGATCCAGGTGCCCATGATCGACGTGATGGTGCCGTATCCCGGCGCCACCGCCCGCGAGGTGGAAGAGCGCGTGGCGGCGCCGCTCGAGAAGCTGCTGTGGGAGATCCCCGGCGTGGACTACGTCTACACCACCAGCGGCCCCTCGTACGCGCTGGCCATCGTGCGCTTCAAGGTGGGTCAGGACCCCGAGGAGAGTGCCGTCAAGCTGCACACGAAGCTGATGGCCCATCCCGAGGTGATTCCCACCGGCGCCGGCCCGGCCACCGTCACGCCCAAGGGCATCGACGACGTGCCCATCGTGGCCTTGACCGTCTGGAGCGAGACGCAGGACAGCGGCACGCTGCGCAAGGTGGGCGATGAACTGGCGCTCGAGATCAGGAAGATCCGCGACATCTCCGACGTGAATGTGATCGGCGGCGAGCGCCGCGAGCTGACCGTGCGCCTGGACGCCGGGCGCCTGCAGGCCAGCGGCCTGAGCGCCCTGCAGGTGGCGCAGTCGCTCAAGCAGACGAACTGGAGCCTGCCCGCCGGCTCGCTGACGGCCGGCAACCAGGAAGTGCTGCTGGCGGCCGAGGGCGCCCTGCGCACCGCCGACGACGTGCGCGGCGTGGTGGTCGGCGTCCGCAATGGCCGTCCCGTGCGGCTGGGCGACGTGGCCGACATCAGCGACGGCACCGCCGAGCGCCAGACCTACGTCATGTTCGGCGCCGGCCCGCAGGCCTCGCACAAGGACATCGACGGCATGCCGGTCGATGCGCAGGCCATCACCCTGGCCGTGGCCAAGAAGCCCGGCAGCAACGCCGTAGTGCTGGCCAAGCAGATCGAGCACAAGCTGGTCGAGCTGGAGAAGACCCTGCTGCCGGCCGACGTGCACGTGACCTTCACGCGCAACTACGGCGAAACGGCGCAGGAGAAGTCGAACGAGCTCATCTTCCACGTGCTGGTGGCCACCGGCGCCGTGGTGCTGCTGATGCTGTTCGCGCTCGGCAAGAAGGAAGCGCTGGTCGTCGCGGTGGCCGTGCCGGTCACCCTGGCCCTGACGCTGGCCGCCAGTACTGCCATGGGCTACACGCTCAACCGCGTGACCCTGTTCGCGCTGGTGTTCGCCATCGGCATCCTCGTCGACGACGCCATCGTCGTGGTCGAGAACATCCACCGGCACTTTCAGATGGGCAAGGGCGACCGCAAGCTGGCCGCCGTGTTCGCGACCGACGAGGTGGGCAACCCCACCATCCTGGCCACGTTCACGGTCATCGCCTCGCTGCTGCCGCTCGCGTTCGTCGGCGGCCTCATGGGCCCGTACATGCGGCCCATCCCGGTCAACGCCTCGTGGGCGATGCTGTTCTCGCTGGTCGTGGCCTTCGTGGTCACGCCGTGGGTCACCCTGCGCGTGATGGGCCGCCACGGCGGCCATGGTCCCGACGACGGCGGCCACGGCCCCTCGAAGTCGGACCTGCGCATCACCCGCATGTACACCGCCATCATGAAGCCGCTGATCGGCGACTCGCGCCGGCGCAACCTGGCCCTGTTGGGCGTGGTGCTGCTGCTGGGCGCCTCGGTCAGCCTCATGTTCCTGCGTGCGGTGCGCGTGAAGATGCTGCCGTACGACAACAAGAGCGAGTTCCAGGTCATCGTCGACATGCCCGAGGGCACCACGCTCGAGAGCACGGCCGCCGCCGCCAAGGCGCTGGCCGCCGCGGTGCGCACACTGCCCGAGGTGACCGACACCCAGATCTACGTGGGCACCTCGGGCCCGATCAACTTCAACGGACTGGTCCGGCACTACTTCATGCGCCAGGGCGCCAACGTGGCCGACATCCAGGTCAACCTGGTCGGCAAGCACGACCGCAAGACGCAGAGCCACGACCTGTCCAAGCAGGTGCGCGACCTGCGGGTACCCATCGCCAAATAGCACGACGCGAACATCAAGGTGGCCGAAGTGCCGCCTGGCCCGCCAGTGCTGTCGACGATGGTCGCCGAGATCTACGGCCCCGATCCGCAGCGCCAGCTCGAGGTGGCACAGCAGGTGCGCGCCGTGTTCGAGGCCACGCCCGGCATCGTCGACGTGGACTGGATCGTCGAGGCGCCGCAGCCCAAGGTGATCTTCGCCGTCGACCGCGAGAAGGCCGCCGTCGCGGGCATCAGCCCCGAGATGATCGCCTTCGAACTGCGGATGGCCGGCGCCGGCGCCGAGGCGGGCCTGCTGCACACCGAGCACGGCCGCACCCCGGTGCCCATCATGCTGCGCACCGACCGCGCCGGCCGCGCCGGCCTGGCCCAGCTCGAAGGCGTCTCGCTGCCCTCGCCCGAGGGACGCATGGTGCCGCTGGCCTCGCTGGTCACCATCCAGGAGACCGTCGAGACCGCCAGCATCTACCACAAGAACCTGCGTCGCGTGGTCTACGTGACGGCCGAGGTGGCCGGCGCCACCGAAAGCCCGATCTACGGCATCCTCGACATGAAGCAGAAGATCGCCGCCCTGCCCCTGCCCGAAGGCTACGCCATCGAGCAGCTCTACTCGGCCATGCCCACCTCGGAAGACCGCCTGGTCATGAAGTGGGACGGCGAGTGGCAGATCACGTACGAGGTGTTCCGCGACATGGGCATCGCCTTCGGCGTGGTCATGCTGCTCGTCTACGTGCTGGTGGTGGCCTGGTTCAAGAGCTTCCTGACGCCGCTGGTCATCATGGCGCCGATCCCCTTGACGCTGATCGGCATCCTGCCCGGCCACTGGCTGACCGGCATGTTCTTCACGGCCACCTCGATGATCGGCTTCATCGCCCTGTCGGGCATCATCGTCCGCAACTCGATCCTCCTGGTCGACTTCATCGACCTCGAGCTGCAGGGCGGCGCCTCCCTCGAGGACGCCGTGCTGCGCGCGGGCGCCGTCCGCTTCCGCCCCATCGTCCTGACCGCCGCGGCCCTCGTCGTCGGCGGCCTGGTCATCGTCCTGGACCCGATCTTCCAGGGCCTGGCCGTCTCACTCATCTTCGGTGTCATCGTCGCAACGGCCCTGACGCTCGTCGTCATCCCGCTGCTCTACTACCTGCTGCTGCGGCACCGCGCCGCGCGGCAGCAGCCCCAGGGAGAACAGTCATGACCCTCAACGAAATGCTCCGCGCCATCGCCGGCTTCTTCGTCCTGCTCTCGGTTGCCTTGGGCTGGTTCGTGAGCCCGTACTGGTTCGCCTTCACGGCCTTCGTCGGCGTGAACCTGATCCAGTCGGCCTTCACCCGGTGGTGCCCGATGATCGCGCTGCTCCGCAAGCTCGGCGTGCCCGAGGTGCGCGGGGGCGGGTGCTGCTGAGGCTCGGGTTAGCACGAACAAGGGCGGGGTGATGCCCCGCCCTGGCGCCAGGGGACCGGTTCTGCCGGTCCCTTCGGCTTTCGTGCACGCCTGTTGGCGGCAGGATAGCGCGGAAGTCGCGGCGGCGCCAAGTCCCCATGCGCGGCCGGGGGCGCCGCCAGGCGCGCGGGCCGGGCGCGCCCGCCCTGCGGTCATTCGTGCCGGCACTTCTTCGGGCAGCACTTGTGCCGCCGGCGCCTACACGGCCGCTGCCAGAGCCATCGCCGTTTCCTTCACCGGCACTTGCGCCGCCGGCACTTGCTCCGCCGGCACTTGCTCCACCGCCACTTGCTCCACCGGCACTTGCGCTCTCACTTGCGCCGGCGCAAGTGCCCCCCTCGCATGCGCGAACGCATGACACCGGCTGCACAACGTCACCAGGTTGTCCGCTGTGTTGGCCCCGCCGGCCTGGCGCGGCGTGATGTGGTGCACTTCCAGGAACCGCGTGGCCCCGCAACCCGGCGACGCGCAACGATGCCGATCCCGCACCAGCACGGCCGCCCGCAGCGCGGGCGGAATCGTCGCCCGGTTGGGCCGGCCCCGCTCGCGCACGCGCGCGTCGCAGGTCAGCGCCGCGACTTGCGCTGGCGCAAGTGGCAGTTCGCCCCGCGCGGTCACGGCGGCAGCGGCTTCGCAGGTGGGACACTGGTGTACGACGATCTGCGTGGCCATATGGCGAGTGGCCCTTCTCGCGACGTTGCGACCGGGTGACTCCTTCGCGGGCAATGCGGGCGCAGCTGACGCCGCCTCGGCGTCATCGACGGCCATCATTGCCGGCTCCCCGCCACCAACACCCGCCCCCTCGACCAGCGCCGCCAACCCCGCCAATACCAGCTCGGCGCGATCGGCCGTGGCCGGCGCCACCCGCGCCTTGCGCGCCGCCTCGAGAAGCGCCTCGAAGCGGGCGAGCTGCACAGCATCGAGGCGCAGCGTGACCTGGTATGTGGATGCCTCCGTGGCCTGCAACGGCGCGAACCCGGGGTCCGGCGCGGACACCATCGCCGGCACTTGCGCCGGCGCAAGTGCGGGATCATCCCCGAACGTCATCTGCGCAGAGGCCGCCGCCGAAGCACCCACCCGCGCCCGCTTCCGCGCCGCCTGCACCTCGCGCTCGAGTTCGCGCCGCCCCTGCGTCTTCGCCTGCGCCACCCAGGCGGCCTGCGTTTCGGCGGTGGCCACGCGCGCCACCTGCTGCGCCTTGGTCCAGCCGAGCTCCCCGACGGTGACCGCTTCGCGGAGCAGGGGCAGCCGGTCGAGGTCATCGGCCAGCCGCTTGAACTGCCAGGCGCGGTTGTCGCTGAAACCGAGGGCCTGCGTCGCGTAGAGGTGACGGCTGGCGTAACCCAGCTCGCGAAAGAGCCCGCGCCGCTGCACCTCGGCGAACCAGAGCACGGCGCATTCGTGGGCCCGATCGCCCACAGCAAGGGCCTGGTGCAGCGCTTCATCGACACGCGCGGCCGACTGGCCGGCTTCATAGACGGGCAGGGTGAAGGCGGGCATGGCGCGGCCTTTCGAGGGATTGGGATGGGAGGAGTGATGGATTCAAGATAGCGAACAAAGAACGTAACATCAAGCAATTAAAATAAATATACAGTATACACAACATGGATCCCGGTGAGGGCTGCGCGCCCGGCCAGATGCGGTTGCGCCCGTCGCCCGCTCCACCCCCACCGGCTTGCGCCGGCGCAACAACCCACCTCCCGACAACGCGACATCCAACGGAAGAGCCGGCCGCCAAACCACGCGGGGTTTGGCGGCCGGCTCCAAAAGACCGAAAGGCGACGCGGTCTACTCCACCAGCACCACCGACCGCACCTCGCGCACCAGCTCCCCCCCGACGCGTGCACTCAGCACCACCTGGTACACACCCGAGGCCACCGGCCGGCCGCCGAAATCTCGGCCATCCCAGACAACGGAGTGCACACCCGCATCGTAGCCCGCCGCGGGGAACGCCCGCACCAGGCGACCCTGCACGTCGTACACGTTCAGGGCGGCGTCGCCGGCGGCGTCCAGGGCGAAGCGGAGCTGCGTCGAAGGGTTGAACGGGTTCGGGGCGTTGGGCAGCAGGCGCGCGGCGGCGCCGACAGAAGAGCCCGCACCCGGCACCGATGCCACGTACGTGCCCACCGTGAAGTCGGCCACGCGCGGGGCGTGGTCGCTGGCGGTCGGGATGTCGGACGCCAGCAGGCCGGTGGCCGTCAGCGTGGCCGGCTGCATCGTGCGTGTCTCGAGGATGAAGTGGTTGTGCAGCGTCAGGGCGCTGTCGGTGTAGAAGATCCAGTCCAGCACGCCCGGGTAGAAGGTGCTGGTGTCGCTGCGCCAGGTGTAGCTGGCGCGGCCGTCGGGGTGGCGCGAGGGCGGCACGGCGAAGGCGGTGCCGTCCCAGTCGGGCGGGGAGTCGACGCCGTAGGTGCCGTTGTCGATGATGTCGCCGGTGAGGATGGTGTCGAGCTGCTGCTGCCAGCCCACCAGGTTCATGTCGCCGGCCATGATCACCGGCGTGTTCGCGGGCAGGGTGAGGCGGCCGCCGGCGGTGCGCGCGTCGCGCAGGAACGAGATGATGCCGTCGGCTTCCTCCTGGCGCGTGGCGTCGTCGGTGCAGCAGCGCAGGTGGGCGCCGATGAACAGCAGGTCCGTCGACTGCGAGGGGCCCAGGTCGAGCAGCGCCGCGGTTTCGCGCAGCGAGGTGTTGTTGTTCACCAGCCATGTCTGCAGGATGGGGAAGCGGCTGACGATCACGTTGCCGTCGTCGATCTTCGCGGCGTACCACTGTTCGCCGGGGCCGCTCGGCAGGAAGACTTCCACCTGCGCGGCGGTCTGCGCCGCGGTGTGGTTCCACACCTCGCACAGCACCATGAAGTCGGGGTCGATGGCATCGAAAATGCGGTTCTGCGCCGGCTGCTTGGACGCAGTCCAGAGACCATCCGACAGGATGTTCCACGACATGATGCGGATGTGCGACGGATCGTTACGGCCCAGCGGCAGCGTGGGCGCCACGTCGCTGCCGACGGTGAACGTGTAGCTGATGCTGCCGGTGTTGGGCGCCAGGTCGCCGGAGGTCGCATCGCGCAGGATGAACCGCACGGCCGCGCCGGTCATGAACGAGGTCGATCCCGCCGGCACGCTGCCGCGGCGCAGCGCCACCTCGAACTGGTTGCCGCTCACGGTGGGGCCCATCATCAGGCCCACGTTGTCGTGGTACACCGTGTAGTTCGTCGTGGCCGGCCGGAAGGTGCCGTTGCGCAAGCCGAATCTCCAGACCAGCTCGGCGCCGATGCCGCCGAACGAAGTGCCCGTGGCCGCGTTCAGGTCGGTGTCGAGGTACAGCTCCATCGACTGCTGCTCGTCGGGCTGCACGTCGCCGGTCACCTCGAAGCGGATGTAGAGGAAGTCCTGGTCGTTGGCCACCGCCACGGCGCGGAAGTCGACGGTGCCGCCGTCGCCGGCCGGGTCGGTGTGCAGCGGCGTCACTTCCGCCCAGTCGTCGAAATCGCCATCCAGCTGGATGGGCATGAGGTCGGCACGGGCGGGCAGGGCCGCCAGTGTAAGCAGCGCGCACAACACGACCGGGCCGGGGGTCCGGAACAGGTTTCTGGGCGACACGATGGGCAACTCCCGGAAGAAAAGCGGTCCTTTGGTGTATTTTTGCAATTATATCACCTTTCCCGGCCCGGGGCCACGACAACCGTCCCGGCGGGGTCATTTTCGGTTCCCCCGATTTTGGATATCTGGTATCGTCTTATGCGGAATCTACGCATACCGGAGGGTCGTTCCCGCGATGTCCCATGATATGGATCCACCGACGCCGGCGGATGACGCCAGCTCCAGGTCGCCAACGGCGGAACGCGCCCGCGATGTCCTTCACTCCACGCTCGACCTGCTCCAGCTGGTCGACTGCGCCTCGATCGACGAGATCATCCAGCGGGGGCTCGACGAGTCGGTGCGCCTGACGGACAGCTGCATCGGCTATTTCCATTTCATCAATGCCGACCAGGCCACCATCCGGCTGCACACCTGGTCCACCGGCACGAAGCGGATCTGCACCACGGTCGAGGCCACGCACTATCCCATCGCGCAGGCAGGCATCTGGGTCGACTGCGTGCATCGCCGCGAACCCGTCATCCACAACGACTACGCCGCCGAGCCGCACCGCAAGGGATTGCCGCAGGGCCACGCCGTCCTGATGCGCGACCTGGGTGTGCCGGTGTTCGAGGAAGGGCGCATTGCCGCGACGCTGGGCGTGGGCAACAAGGAGACGGCGTACGACCAGGACGATGTCGAGCTGACGCAGCTGCTGGCCAACACCATCTGGAGCATCGTCCAGCGCAAGCGCGTGCAGGAGCACCTGCGCGAACAGATCGTGGCCCGCACCGAGGAGTTGCGCCAGCGCAACGAGCAGTTGCAGCAGGCGCTGGCCGATGTGCAGACGCTCAGCGGCATCGTGCCCATCTGTTCCTACTGCAAGCAGATCCGCGACGATCGTGGCTTCTGGAACCACCTCGAGTCGTACCTGTCGCGGCATACCGAGGCGCGGTTCAGCCACGGTATCTGCCCGGCGTGCGCGGCCAAGGAATTCCCCGACCTGCCGCTGCACCCGCCCGACAACTGACCGCGAACCTACTCCACCGCGATCGGGAAACCCGCCGCCTCCCACGCCAGCATGCCGCCGCGCAGCGTGTACACTTCGGGGTGCCCCAGGTCCTGCATGATGCCCGCGCCCAGCAGGCTGCGACGGCCGAGGCGGCTGACGAAGACCAGCGCGCGGTCGCGCGGCAGGAAGGCGCCTTCGGTCGCCAGCAGGCGCAGCGGCACGTTGCGGGCCTGGGGGATGTGCCAGTTGCGGAACTCGCCGGGCTCGCCCACGTCGATCACGAGGGCGCCGCCTTCCGGCCTGTCCAGGCGTGCCCGCAGGTCGCTGGGCGACAGTTCGGCCGGCGCTCGCTCCGGCAGGTGCTCGTAGTCGGGCAACCGCGCCCCCTGCGGGTCCTTGGGAATGGCCTGGCACTCGCCGAACACGCGTTCGGGGCACTCGTACACACAGTAGCCCGGGTTCAGCACCTTGTGGAACAGGTGGCTGATGGCGTTCTCCTCGTCCAGCATGTTGCCGGCGCCCAGGACGGCGTTGAAGCCGGACAGCGCGCTCATGCGCCGCACGTCGGGCCGCACGCCCTCCAGGAACATGTCGCCGCCGCGCCGCCGGTACAGGCGCAGGATCGACTCGAGCATGTGGAGGCCGCTCACGTCGCAGTGGTCGACCATGTGCATCCGCAACAGCAGGTACTTCTGCTGTGGATTCGCCTCGAGATTGGCGCGGATGGCGTCTTCGACGTGGTTGACGGCGCCGAAGTAGAGCGGCCCCTCGATCTCGATCACGCCCAGCTGCGGGCACGACGGCTGGCCCTCCACGCGCACGAAATGCCGGAAGTTCTCGTCCGGCACCACCGCGTGCACGCCCGGCGTCGACGTCTTCAGCAGGAAGCGGCCGAAACTGACCAGCACGCCGGCCAGGATCGCGAACTGCAGCGGCATCGTCAGCGCCGAGACGAACGTCGCCACCATGATCGAGGTGTCGCCGCGGCTGGTGCGGATCACGCGCGCCATCTCGCGCCGGTCAATGAGCGAGCCCGCCGTCAGGATGAGGATGCCGGCCAGCGCCGCGCGCGGCAGGTAGGCGGCCAGCGGCGCCCCCGCCAGCACGATCAGCAGCAGCCAGAGGCCGCTGCTGGCCGCGGCGATCGGCGTGCGCCCGCCCGCCTCGCGGTTCGTGGCCGAACGCAGCCAGGAACCGGTGCAGGCAAATCCCGTGAACATGCCGGCGGCCACGCTGGCCAGGCCCTGGCCCACGAACTCCTGGTTCACGTCGAGCCGGTCGCCGTCGCGCGCGGCGATCGCGCGCGCCATCGAGATCGACTCGACCAGGCCGATGGCCGCCACCGCCACCGCGCCCGGGGCCAGCCGCCAGATGAGGGCCATGTCGAGCACCGGCAGGTGCGCCAGCGGCGGCAGCGAGCGCGGGATGGCGCCCAGCACCTGCACGCCGTGGCTGTCGAGGTCGAGCAGCGCCGTCGCCACGCCGGCCGCGGCCATGGCCACGAAGGCGCCCGGCATGCGCGGGCCGCCACGCTTGAACAACAGGGCCACGAGGAAGGCGCCGAGGGCCAGCGCTACGCTCGGCCAGTGCACGAACTCGATGCGCAGCAGGATCATTCTCACGGTCAGGCCCAGCTCCGGCACGCTGGGGATCTCGAGCCGCAGCACGTGGCGCATCTCGTTGATCATGATCAGCACGCCGGCGCCGGCCGTGAACCCGACGATGACGCTGTCGGCCACGAAGTGCACCAGCACGCCCAGGCGCAGCAGGCCCATCGTCAGCCGCAGCAATCCCACCATCACCGCCAGGTAGCCGGCCGCGCGTACGTAGTCCTCGGTGCCGGGCGCCGCGGCGATCAATAGCGTGGCGAAGATGAGCATGCTGCTGGTGTTGGTCGGGCCGGTCTGCAGCAGGCGCGAACTGCCCCACAGCGCACCGACGATGGCCGCCACGACGCCGGTGTACAAGCCCATCTGCGGCGGCAGTTCGGCCAGTGTGGCGAAGGCGATGGCCTGCGGCAGCAGCACCACGGCCACGGCCAGGCCGGCCGCGAGGTCGGGCTTCAGGTTCGCGGCGCGGTCATAGCCGCGCAGCACGGCGGCAGGCCGCGCAAAGAACACCGACTCGCCGGCCAGCCACCGGCGCGCAGGTTCGAGTCGGGCTGCCAGGCGCGCGTTCAACGCAGGCGGTGCTCCGTGGCCATGAAGCGGCGGGTGCCGGTCTCGTAGCGCAGGACGAGTGATTGCGTCTCGGCCGTATCGCCGAACAGGCGCACGCCCGCGAGCATGGCGCTCTCGGTCACGCCCGTGGCCGAGAAGAACACCTCGTCTCCCTTGATCAGGTCATCGGTCGTCAGGACGCGGGCCAGGTCCATCCCGGCGTCGAGGCAGGCCTGCTTCTCGGCCGCGTCATTCGGTTCCACGCGCGCGAGCATGGCCCCGCCCAGCGCCTTCACCGCGCACGCGGCCAGCAGGCCTTCGGCAGCGCCGCCCACGCCCAGCATCAGGTCGATGCCGGCGCGCGCGTCGGCCGCCAGCAGCGAGCCGCCCACGTCGCCGCCGCCGCGCAGCACCACGCGGGCGCCGGCCTTGCGCACATCGGCGATCAACGAGTCGTGCCGCGGCCGGTTCACGATGAACACGGCCAGGTCGCGGATGTCCTTGCCCTTGGCGCGCGCCACGGCCGCCAGCGTCCAGCCGATGGGGGCATCGAGCGCCTCGGGCCCGATCGCGCCGGCCACCGTGCGGTCGACCACCAGCTTGTACATGTAGACGGCCGGACCGGGACGCCACATCGCCCCGCGCGGGGCCAGCGCCGCGGCTGCCAGCGCACCGGGCTTGCCCTTGGCCACCAGCGTGGCGCCGTCGATGGCGTTCACCTCGACGTCCAGCTCCGGCCCTTCGCCCGTGCCCACGTCCATCCCGCTGTCGAGCGGCGAGGTGGCGCGCAGGCGTCCCTCCTCGCCGCTGACGATGCGCCCGCGCATGGGCAGCAGGTTCAGCGAGCGCGCCATGGCGTCCTGCGCGGCCTGGTCGGCGGCATCGCGATCGCCGCGCCCCATCCAGCGCGAGGCGGCCAGCGCCGCCGATTCGGTCACGCGCACCAGCCCCAGGCCGGGGTGATGCGGCGGTTCGCGGTCGCCCCACTGGGGCTCGTGGTTGTAAAGGCTCATCGCGGCACGCTCCGGGGCTGGGGGACCTGTCGCCATGATATCGCCCGCGCGCGGCGAACGTGAGGGGAAATCGGCCCTGCCTGCAAGTCCGAAAACGGCGAGCCGCCCTGCCGCCGACCTGATATCGTGGGGCCCATGGAACTGGACGACGACATCTGCTACCGCGCCGTGCTCGCCCGCGACCCCCGTTTCGACGGCCGCTTCTTCACCGCCGTGCGCACCACGGGCATCTACTGCCGCCCGGTCTGCCCCGCGGTGACGCCGCGCCGCCGCAACGTCACGTTCTACGCCTGCGCCGCCGCGGCCGAGCAGGCCGGCTTCCGCCCCTGCAAGCGCTGCCGCCCCGAGGCGTCGCCGGGCACGCCCGCCTGGCTGGGCACCTCGGCCACCATCTCGCGCATGCTGCGCTGCATCGCCGAGGGCGCGCTCGACGACGGCTCGGTCGCCGACCTGGCCGCCCGCCTCGGCCTCGGTCCCCGCCAGTTGACAAGGCTCTGCGAACGTCACCTGGGCACGACACCCGTACGCCTGGCGCAGACCCGCCGCGTGCACTTCGCGCGCGCCCTGATCGAACAGTCGGCCCTGCCCCTGTCGCAGGTGGCGCTGGCCGCGGGCTTCGGCTCGCTGCGCCGTTTCAACGCGCTGATGAAGGCGACCTACGGCTGCGCGCCGGGCGACTTGCGCCGGCGCAGTTCAGCGAACCCTGACGCGCACTTCGCAGCCGCCCCGACCACCCCGCTGGCCACGCTGACCTGCCGCCTGGCCTATCGCCCGCCCTACGACTGGCCGCAGCTGGCGCGCTTCCTGCGGGGTCGCGCCATCCCGGGCGTCGAGCACGCCACGGATGACTCATACACGCGCACGCTGGCGCTGCCCGAAGGCGGCGCAGGTTTCCTGACCGTCACGCCCGGCAGCGGCCACTGGCTGGACCTGCGCCTGGAGCTGCCCGAGCTGGGCGGGGCCATTGCGCTGGTGGCGCGGGCGCGGCGCATGTTCGACTGCGGCGCCGACCCGGCGGCCATCAACGCGCACCTGGCGCGCGATGCGGCACTGAAGCCGCTCGTGCGCAAGCGGCCGGGCCTGCGGCTGCCGTCGGCGTTCGATCCGTTCGAGCTGGCGGTCCGGGCCATCGTCGGGCAGCAGGTGTCGGTGGCCGCGGCGACAACGGTGACCGGGCGCGTGGCCGCGCGCTGCGGCACGCCGCTCGCGGAGCCGCGCGCCGGGCTCACGCACCTGTTCCCGGCGCCGGCCGCGCTGGCGTGCGCGAATCTTGACGGCCTCGGCCTGACGACGCGGCGCGCCGACACGCTGCGCGGCTTCGCGCAGGCGGTGACGGCCGGCGACCTGCTGCTCGA is a genomic window of bacterium containing:
- a CDS encoding endonuclease/exonuclease/phosphatase family protein produces the protein MSPRNLFRTPGPVVLCALLTLAALPARADLMPIQLDGDFDDWAEVTPLHTDPAGDGGTVDFRAVAVANDQDFLYIRFEVTGDVQPDEQQSMELYLDTDLNAATGTSFGGIGAELVWRFGLRNGTFRPATTNYTVYHDNVGLMMGPTVSGNQFEVALRRGSVPAGSTSFMTGAAVRFILRDATSGDLAPNTGSISYTFTVGSDVAPTLPLGRNDPSHIRIMSWNILSDGLWTASKQPAQNRIFDAIDPDFMVLCEVWNHTAAQTAAQVEVFLPSGPGEQWYAAKIDDGNVIVSRFPILQTWLVNNNTSLRETAALLDLGPSQSTDLLFIGAHLRCCTDDATRQEEADGIISFLRDARTAGGRLTLPANTPVIMAGDMNLVGWQQQLDTILTGDIIDNGTYGVDSPPDWDGTAFAVPPSRHPDGRASYTWRSDTSTFYPGVLDWIFYTDSALTLHNHFILETRTMQPATLTATGLLASDIPTASDHAPRVADFTVGTYVASVPGAGSSVGAAARLLPNAPNPFNPSTQLRFALDAAGDAALNVYDVQGRLVRAFPAAGYDAGVHSVVWDGRDFGGRPVASGVYQVVLSARVGGELVREVRSVVLVE
- a CDS encoding STAS domain-containing protein, whose translation is MAGESVFFARPAAVLRGYDRAANLKPDLAAGLAVAVVLLPQAIAFATLAELPPQMGLYTGVVAAIVGALWGSSRLLQTGPTNTSSMLIFATLLIAAAPGTEDYVRAAGYLAVMVGLLRLTMGLLRLGVLVHFVADSVIVGFTAGAGVLIMINEMRHVLRLEIPSVPELGLTVRMILLRIEFVHWPSVALALGAFLVALLFKRGGPRMPGAFVAMAAAGVATALLDLDSHGVQVLGAIPRSLPPLAHLPVLDMALIWRLAPGAVAVAAIGLVESISMARAIAARDGDRLDVNQEFVGQGLASVAAGMFTGFACTGSWLRSATNREAGGRTPIAAASSGLWLLLIVLAGAPLAAYLPRAALAGILILTAGSLIDRREMARVIRTSRGDTSIMVATFVSALTMPLQFAILAGVLVSFGRFLLKTSTPGVHAVVPDENFRHFVRVEGQPSCPQLGVIEIEGPLYFGAVNHVEDAIRANLEANPQQKYLLLRMHMVDHCDVSGLHMLESILRLYRRRGGDMFLEGVRPDVRRMSALSGFNAVLGAGNMLDEENAISHLFHKVLNPGYCVYECPERVFGECQAIPKDPQGARLPDYEHLPERAPAELSPSDLRARLDRPEGGALVIDVGEPGEFRNWHIPQARNVPLRLLATEGAFLPRDRALVFVSRLGRRSLLGAGIMQDLGHPEVYTLRGGMLAWEAAGFPIAVE
- a CDS encoding efflux RND transporter periplasmic adaptor subunit, translated to MKRAPLTITVALAAIALLAFAGCQGGQKKDYAAAGAPIAVRVVAAAPAAVAEQVEVTGSLHGAREAVLSAKVMGTVTAIRKTAGEVVRRGEVVIVLDDREVAGNIGQAEGALAQAKAAAALAGSNLQRFEQLKERGAASQLELDQARYAHETAQGAVRQAEAAVSTASSYKSYAQVPAPFDGQIVDRMIEVGDLAAPGRPLMRVEDVSTLRLHVSLAEDKAIAAQTGVQVEVTIPSLPGRTFTGTVAEVVPAVDPATRTQLVKIDLPQDATLRSGLFARARFTTGSRQTLSLPKDALVRRGGLTGVYVDDAGHASFRLVELADSRIGDTIEVLSGLKAGDRVIMLPPATLTEGAVLEVQP
- a CDS encoding HNH endonuclease, with amino-acid sequence MPAFTLPVYEAGQSAARVDEALHQALAVGDRAHECAVLWFAEVQRRGLFRELGYASRHLYATQALGFSDNRAWQFKRLADDLDRLPLLREAVTVGELGWTKAQQVARVATAETQAAWVAQAKTQGRRELEREVQAARKRARVGASAAASAQMTFGDDPALAPAQVPAMVSAPDPGFAPLQATEASTYQVTLRLDAVQLARFEALLEAARKARVAPATADRAELVLAGLAALVEGAGVGGGEPAMMAVDDAEAASAAPALPAKESPGRNVARRATRHMATQIVVHQCPTCEAAAAVTARGELPLAPAQVAALTCDARVRERGRPNRATIPPALRAAVLVRDRHRCASPGCGATRFLEVHHITPRQAGGANTADNLVTLCSRCHAFAHARGALAPAQVRAQVPVEQVAVEQVPAEQVPAAQVPVKETAMALAAAV
- a CDS encoding GAF domain-containing protein — its product is MSHDMDPPTPADDASSRSPTAERARDVLHSTLDLLQLVDCASIDEIIQRGLDESVRLTDSCIGYFHFINADQATIRLHTWSTGTKRICTTVEATHYPIAQAGIWVDCVHRREPVIHNDYAAEPHRKGLPQGHAVLMRDLGVPVFEEGRIAATLGVGNKETAYDQDDVELTQLLANTIWSIVQRKRVQEHLREQIVARTEELRQRNEQLQQALADVQTLSGIVPICSYCKQIRDDRGFWNHLESYLSRHTEARFSHGICPACAAKEFPDLPLHPPDN
- a CDS encoding DUF2892 domain-containing protein translates to MTLNEMLRAIAGFFVLLSVALGWFVSPYWFAFTAFVGVNLIQSAFTRWCPMIALLRKLGVPEVRGGGCC